From Triticum aestivum cultivar Chinese Spring chromosome 4A, IWGSC CS RefSeq v2.1, whole genome shotgun sequence, a single genomic window includes:
- the LOC123084754 gene encoding uncharacterized protein: protein MESMEPMDIDWSRVVSRFVRDETYEGIEAPHWADLADPDAPTAAVDDDAWFCRPDCKHPKTADDFLGHTPSPKAKLLRSMSAMMPFGERDANLRDANNNLKRRGAVAAGGGGTAAFASPTKPKPPPKKRFQDDAENQDPALTTPPPAAARPPFGAQRWAKNAKEAIKSSAEKRPDVAEKEALLGRNPAPRQLKSTLSARNLFSGKDILGQISDLYNDLKQRMAGGGGNQQPVSESEAMEEMSPRPMNSSGVVEKVDCSSGGGGRVLPDAAKRVARQGTAEKSPSPMKGKKIGLKVEAGKPRSPSVLKEVKATPPTPQRFPSPYVNRVKSVKAAGATSSSPLKKPLKDKVTPNKDQENSKDAKRQPFGVKDMNNNRAYETEESSSGVFWFLKPCTFLVE from the exons ATGGAGTCCATGGAGCCCATGGACATCGACTGGAGCAGGGTGGTGTCGCGCTTCGTGCGCGACGAGACCTACGAGGGCATCGAGGCGCCGCACTGGGCCGACCTCGCCGACCCCGATgcccccaccgccgccgtcgacgacgACGCCTGGTTCTGCCGCCCCG ATTGCAAGCATCCCAAGACGGCCGACGACTTCCTCGGGCACACCCCCAGCCCCAAGGCCAAGCTGCTGCGGTCAATGTCCGCCATGATGCCCTTCGGCGAGAGGGACGCCAACCTCAGGGACGCCAATAACAATCTGAAGAGACgaggcgccgtcgccgccggcggcggcggcactgcCGCCTTCGCCTCGCCCACCAAGCCCAAGCCGCCGCCCAAGAAGAGGTTCCAGGACGACGCCGAGAACCAGGACCCCGCGCTGACCACGCCGCCCCCGGCGGCTGCCAGGCCGCCGTTCGGCGCGCAGCGGTGGGCCAAGAACGCCAAGGAGGCCATCAAGTCCAGCGCGGAGAAGCGGCCGGACGTCGCTGAGAAGGAGGCGCTGCTCGGCAGGAACCCGGCGCCGAGGCAGCTCAAGAGCACTCTCTCGGCCAGGAACCTCTTCTCCGGGAAGGACATACTTGGCCAGATATCGGATTTGTACAATGACCTCAAGCAGCGGATGGCCGGCGGTGGCGGCAACCAGCAGCCTGTCTCAGAGTCAGAGGCCATGGAGGAAATGAGCCCAAGACCAAT GAACAGCAGTGGTGTGGTGGAGAAGGTGGATtgtagcagcggcggcggtggtcgggTTCTGCCGGACGCAGCGAAGAGGGTGGCGAGGCAAGGAACAGCAGAAAAGAGTCCAAGCCCAAT GAAGGGAAAGAAGATTGGGTTGAAGGTGGAAGCAGGGAAGCCAAGATCACCCTCTGTGTTGAAAGAGGTGAAGGCAACACCGCCTACTCCACAGCGGTTTCCATCCCCCTATGTAAACCGTGTCAAGAGCGTGAAAGCTGCAGGCGCAACATCAAGCTCGCCACTCAAGAAGCCACTGAAG GATAAGGTGACGCCTAATAAGGATCAGGAGAACAGCAAAGATGCTAAGAGGCAACCTTTTGGGGTTAAAGATATGAACAACAACAGGGCTTATGAGACCGAAGAGAGCTCCAGTGGCGTGTTTTGGTTCTTGAAGCCCTGCACTTTCCTGGTGGAGTAG